A single Aspergillus chevalieri M1 DNA, chromosome 3, nearly complete sequence DNA region contains:
- a CDS encoding uncharacterized protein (COG:S;~EggNog:ENOG410PZXQ) → MAATALITAAMLQNSGHMHTPLDTNKRTSIPTVRAKATPDISIFHASRMEIELSPLAEEWMSIIFGTRYYNFPKMIIVDVNDAREQELYGFPFRQIDEVVVRLYAPMSDNPGQLFVLFDRVVNLVDMLRRAPVIQKMSIVLESLNGQEWHHEPVMVRGVRESFFAPWADDSDMVVVPFCSLKNVGGVCVHAHSKELERLIDWKVIDWAVGVVRDRSWEAYVPGPTRARRFDTTTYYASYTHRPDRSTPGTDVDRKVAEYYLRVHVNLLRHDFRDTGRHQRRDLLRRSFDYSSATTTAASPSSFECDMVYIAENYPDLLRKYDRAIEVLLHLERIIVCTYDRTKPRADTDKYIATRALFDDWDEAAWGLVERAFGDPLPVMGSWVFEGCAGELGSLVDYNDCLERVREVGGDDWLMEVVKVGQFVQDWVRVFVYGEEDEDEENGDLDEEDALEDEEGEKKEEIEESEDVENEAKDEEDDKEEADEEEERLCDDGEEQVEDDGENENEEEQKVVKGDKKEGNDEGDVEDEGEAYYEEDDDWDFCECYA, encoded by the coding sequence ATGGCAGCAACTGCACTCATTACTGCAGCCATGCTCCAGAACTCTGGCCACATGCACACGCCACTTGACACCAACAAACGTACTAGCATCCCCACTGTCAGAGCCAAGGCCACACCCGACATAAGCATCTTCCACGCGAGTCGAATGGAAATCGAGCTCTCGCCTCTGGCGGAAGAATGGATGAGCATCATCTTCGGCACGCGCTACTACAACTTCCCAAAGATGATTATCGTCGATGTGAATGACGCTCGAGAACAGGAACTCTATGGTTTTCCTTTCCGGCAAATTGACGAGGTTGTTGTGAGGCTCTACGCGCCGATGAGTGATAACCCCGGACAGTTGTTTGTTCTGTTTGATAGGGTGGTTAATCTTGTCGATATGCTGCGTCGTGCGCCTGTTATTCAGAAGATGAGTATCGTGCTTGAAAGCCTCAATGGACAGGAGTGGCATCATGAGCCTGTGATGGTCAGGGGTGTAAGAGAGAGCTTTTTTGCGCCGTGGGCGGATGACTCTGACATGGTGGTTGTGCCGTTCTGCAGTTTGAAGAATGTGGGTGGTGTTTGTGTGCATGCGCACTCGAAGGAGCTAGAGCGGTTGATTGACTGGAAGGTCATCGATTGGGCTGTTGGTGTAGTTCGAGATCGGTCATGGGAGGCGTACGTCCCCGGTCCGACTAGGGCTCGGAGGTTCGACACGACGACTTACTACGCCTCATACACCCACCGGCCTGACCGGTCTACGCCGGGCACCGATGTCGACCGGAAGGTCGCTGAGTATTACCTTCGCGTGCATGTGAATCTTCTGCGCCATGACTTCCGCGATACAGGCCGGCACCAGCGCCGGGACCTCCTGAGACGGTCGTTTGACTACAGCTCCGCTACGACCACGGCGGCCTCGCCATCTTCCTTCGAGTGTGATATGGTGTACATCGCTGAGAACTACCCAGATTTACTGAGGAAGTACGACCGCGCGATTGAAGTCCTTCTCCACTTGGAGCGCATCATCGTCTGTACGTATGACCGCACTAAGCCCAGAGCTGACACGGACAAATACATTGCCACGAGGGCCTTGTTTGACGACTGGGATGAGGCGGCGTGGGGGCTTGTCGAGCGTGCTTTTGGGGATCCGCTGCCGGTAATGGGGTCGTGGGTTTTCGAGGGGTGTGCGGGGGAGCTAGGGAGTTTGGTTGATTATAATGACTGTTTGGAGAGAGTAAGGGAGGTGGGTGGGGATGATTGGTTGATGGAGGTTGTGAAGGTGGGGCAGTTTGTGCAGGATTGGGTTCGTGTGTTTGTGTatggggaggaggatgaggatgaggagaacggtgatcttgatgaagaagatgcattggaagatgaggagggtgaaaagaaagaggagattgaagagagtgaggatgttgagaaCGAGGCTaaagatgaggaagatgataaggaagaggcggatgaagaggaagaaaggctCTGCGATGATGGCGAGGAACAGGTCGAGGACGATGGTGAGAACGAAAACGAGGAAGAGCAAAAAGTTGTCAAGGGCGACAAGAAAGAGGGCAATGACGAGGGtgatgttgaagatgagGGTGAAGCGTACTACGAAGAGGACGATGACTGGGATTTCTGTGAGTGTTATGCTTAG